A DNA window from Hevea brasiliensis isolate MT/VB/25A 57/8 chromosome 2, ASM3005281v1, whole genome shotgun sequence contains the following coding sequences:
- the LOC110638482 gene encoding fructose-bisphosphate aldolase, cytoplasmic isozyme 1 — MSAFVGKYADELIKTAKYIATPGKGILAADESTGTIGKRLASISVENVESNRQALRELLFTSPNALSYLSGVILFEETLYQKTSDGKPFVEVLQENNVVPGIKVDKGTVELAGTNGETTTQGFDSLGARCQQYYKAGARFAKWRAVLKIGPTEPSELAIQQNAQGLARYAIICQENGLVPVVEPEVLTDGPHDIKKCAYVTEIVLAAVYKALNDQHVLLEGTLLKPNMVTPGSDSPKVAADVIAGYTVTALRRTVPPAVPGIVFLSGGQSEEEATQNLNAMNKLPVLKPWTLSFSFGRALQQSTLKTWAGKKENVEKAQEAFLARCKANSEATLGKYIGGGAGGLASESLYVKGYKY, encoded by the exons ATGTCGGCCTTTGTTGGAAAATATGCAG ATGAGCTGATCAAGACTGCCAAGTACATTGCCACTCCAGGGAAGGGCATTTTGGCAGCAGATGAGAGCACAGGCACCATCGGCAAGCGTCTCGCCAGCATAAGTGTTGAGAATGTGGAGTCCAACCGCCAAGCCCTCCGCGAGCTCCTTTTCACTTCCCCCAATGCCCTCTCCTACCTTTCAGGTGTTATCCTATTCGAAGAAACCCTCTACCAGAAAACCTCTGATGGGAAACCATTCGTTGAAGTTCTTCAGGAAAACAATGTTGTCCCAgggatcaaagttgacaaaggcacCGTTGAATTAGCAGGCACTAATGGTGAAACTACAACCCAAGGCTTTGACTCGCTAGGTGCTCGCTGCCAGCAGTACTATAAGGCTGGTGCTAGATTTGCCAAGTGGCGGGCTGTCCTGAAGATTGGTCCCACTGAGCCTTCTGAATTGGCAATCCAGCAGAATGCACAGGGCTTGGCTCGTTACGCCATCATTTGTCAGGAGAATGGGCTGGTGCCCGTAGTCGAACCAGAGGTCTTGACCGATGGTCCTCATGACATCAAGAAGTGTGCTTATGTGACTGAAATTGTTCTCGCAGCAGTTTATAAGGCACTGAATGATCAACATGTTCTTCTTGAAGGCACACTCCTTAAGCCTAACATGGTTACTCCTGGTTCTGATAGTCCAAAG GTAGCAGCAGACGTAATTGCTGGGTACACAGTGACTGCACTACGCCGAACTGTTCCACCGGCCGTTCCAGGCATTGTGTTTTTGTCCGGTGGACAAAGTGAGGAGGAGGCAACACAGAACCTTAATGCAATGAACAAGCTTCCAGTGTTAAAGCCATGGACTTTATCCTTCTCCTTCGGTAGAGCTTTGCAACAAAGCACACTGAAAACGTGGGCTGGAAAGAAAGAGAATGTTGAGAAAGCTCAGGAAGCATTCTTGGCGAGGTGCAAGGCCAATTCTGAGGCAACTCTTGGAAAGTATATTGGAGGAGGTGCTGGTGGGTTGGCTTCTGAGAGTTTGTATGTTAAGGGATACAAGTATTAG